In the Arachis ipaensis cultivar K30076 chromosome B10, Araip1.1, whole genome shotgun sequence genome, one interval contains:
- the LOC107621184 gene encoding probable LRR receptor-like serine/threonine-protein kinase At4g36180, translating into MGIGYQNVAACAVLVLVMVMAEIAGICANSSTLLHSPCLERERQALVKFKASLTDPFNMLSSWHGDDCCRWKGIGCDNVTGHVVMLDLTTPYDQYLEGGNVNSSLLALEYLTHLDLTGIYFYPSPIPMFIGSMQRLRYLSISGAGFGGRIPSNLGNLTNLHFLDLSDNEFSRDSNINWISQLPLLEHLNMMGSFIYNEFQVNINLTISAPKLHFLSLAYNRLSVSNLDALQNMTSLVHLDLGWNNLTSVSSWFGNFKKLEYLDLSGCGLHGPIPNAFQNATSIEFLDLSKNSFDSLPSWFHKFEKLKHLFLSSNNFQGTIPVALQNITSIEFLELSRNSFTSVPSWFIELKKLVNLNLSINKLTSMECSISSILKNMCHLKTLNIGGNKLRKEFIGNSDLSTCIRHDLENLDLSENEFNDHLPSWLGQLENLGNLDLQDNFFYGPIPSSFGKLLKLKILYLSNNKLEGELPDFMGQLVNLQVVDLSNNSFNGTITQNLEQLVNLQYFDVSNNYLTGSIPSSLGQLINLTSLDLSNNYLKGIIPTSLNQLVNLSWLDLSRNKLDGRICIDFQKLVNLFNLDLSSNNLYGTITVEESHPFIISKMSYLNLSYNQISGSLPEHIGHIMPNLWSLILGNNLINGSIPKSLCQVDHLRILDLSKNRLSGKIPNCWKDNKLWEEINLSSNKLSGAVPSSFGNLSSLFWLHLNNNSLHGEFLASMRNLSQLLIMDLGENQLSGTIPSWSANTFSSLQILRLRQNRLSGSIPLQICELSSIKILDLSRNNLNGPIPWCIGNLRGMNLEAPALSPPSLVAESPIAEGWKTEDVIEVMKGREFHYTKILILVVMMDLSENNLVGSIPKGITLLNGLHSLNLSLIMYSYRLSFDV; encoded by the exons ATGGGAATTGGATATCAAAATGTTGCTGCATGCGCAGTATTGGTACTTGTGATGGTGATGGCTGAAATTGCAGGCATTTGTGCAAATTCAAGTACTCTCCTCCACTCTCCGTGTCTTGAAAGAGAGAGGCAAGCTCTTGTGAAGTTCAAAGCATCCCTGACTGATCCATTTAACATGCTTTCCTCATGGCATGGTGATGACTGCTGCCGATGGAAAGGGATCGGTTGTGATAATGTTACTGGTCATGTTGTCATGCTTGATCTCACCACTCCTTACGATCAATATTTAGAAGGTGGGAATGTTAATTCATCGCTGCTGGCACTGGAATACTTGACTCATTTGGACTTGACTGGAATTTATTTCTATCCGAGTCCCATACCCATGTTCATTGGTTCTATGCAACGCCTCAGGTATTTGTCCATCTCTGGAGCTGGTTTTGGCGGGAGAATACCCAGCAATCTTGGAAATCTCACCAACCTCCACTTTCTTGATCTGAGTGACAATGAATTTTCACGAGACAGTAACATCAATTGGATTTCTCAACTGCCATTGCTGGAGCACCTCAACATGATGGGCTCTTTTATTTACAATGAGTTTCAG GTTAATATTAATCTCACCATCAGTGCTCCTAAACTTCACTTCCTAAGTCTTGCCTACAATAGACTTAGTGTGTCTAATTTGGATGCTTTACAAAACATGACATCTCTTGTGCATCTTGATCTTGGTTGGAACAATCTTACTTCAGTTTCATCTTGGTTTGGCAACTTTAAGAAACTTGAGTATCTTGATCTTTCAGGGTGTGGGCTTCATGGCCCAATTCCAAATGCTTTCCAAAATGCAACTTCCATTGAATTTTTGGATCTTTCTAAGAACAGTTTTGACTCTCTTCCATCCTGGTTTCACAAGTTTGAGAAACTCAAGCATCTTTTTCTTTCATCTAATAACTTCCAAGGTACAATTCCCgttgctttacaaaatataactAGCATTGAGTTCCTTGAGCTTTCTCGTAATTCTTTTACTTCAGTTCCATCTTGGTTTATTGAGTTAAAGAAACTTGTCAACCTCAATCTTTCAATTAATAAATTAACATCTATGGAATGTTCCATTTCAtccattttgaaaaatatgtgtCACCTGAAAACATTAAATATAGGAGGAAACAAACTCCGAAAAGAATTCATTGGAAACAGTGATTTGTCTACCTGCATTAGACATGATTTGGAGAATCTTGACTTGAGTGAAAATGAATTTAATGATCATTTACCATCTTGGTTAGGACAACTTGAAAATCTAGGCAATCTTGATCTCCAAGATAATTTTTTCTATGGTCCCATTCCCTCTTCTTTTGGAAAATtactgaaattgaaaattttatatctATCCAACAACAAGTTAGAAGGGGAGCTTCCTGATTTCATGGGACAGCTTGTAAATTTACAGGTAGTCGATCTTTCAAATAATTCATTTAATGGAACCATTACTCAAAATCTTGAGCAACTTGTAAATTTACAATATTTTGATGTCTCCAATAATTATCTAACGGGATCCATTCCTTCGAGTCTTGGTCAACTTATAAATCTAACCTCTCTTGATTTgtcaaataattatttaaaaggaATCATACCTACAAGTCTTAACCAACTTGTAAATCTTAGTTGGCTTGATCTTTCAAGGAATAAACTAGATGGGAGAATAtgtattgattttcaaaaacttgtGAATCTATTCAACCTGGATCTGTCTTCAAACAATTTGTATGGAACCATCACAGTGGAAGAAAGTCATCCTTTTATTATCTCAAAAATGTCGTATTTGAATCTCTCATATAATCAAATCAGCGGCTCACTTCCTGAACATATTGGTCATATAATGCCCAATTTGTGGTCCTTGATTCTTGGAAATAACCTCATAAATGGTTCAATTCCAAAATCACTGTGCCAAGTTGATCATTTGAGAATCCTTGATCTTTCAAAGAACAGACTATCTGGTAAAATCCCCAATTGTTGGAAAGATAACAAATTATGGGAAGAAATAAATTTGTCATCCAACAAACTCTCAGGGGCTGTTCCAAGCTCATTTGGGAATCTTTCCTCTCTCTTTTGGTTGCATTTGAACAATAACAGCCTTCATGGAGAGTTTCTAGCATCTATGAGAAATTTGTCACAGTTGTTGATTATGGATCTCGGAGAGAATCAACTTTCTGGCACCATCCCATCATGGAGTGCTAACACATTTTCTTCGCTACAAATTCTAAGATTGCGGCAAAACAGGTTAAGTGGTAGCATTCCTTTGCAGATATGTGAACTATCATCCATTAAAATCTTGGACCTTTCTCGCAACAATTTAAATGGTCCAATACCTTGGTGCATAGGCAATCTTCGAGGAATGAATCTTGAGGCTCCTGCTTTGTCTCCTCCTTCGCTTGTTGCTGAGAGTCCAATAGCAGAAGGTTGGAAAACTGAGGATGTCATAGAAGTCATGAAAGGAAGAGAATTTCACTATACAAAAATCTTGATACTTGTAGTCATGATGGACTTGTCCGAGAATAATTTGGTTGGCTCAATTCCAAAAGGAATAACATTGCTTAATGGATTGCATAGCTTGAATCTATCTTTGATCATGTATTCATat AGATTGTCATTTGATGTTTAA
- the LOC110262333 gene encoding LRR receptor-like serine/threonine-protein kinase GSO1 has translation MGIRYQNVAACAVLVLVMAEIAGICANSSTTLHSPCLERERQALVKFKASLTDSSNMLSSWHGDDCCRWEGIFCDNVTGHVVTLDLATPFEKCWSRSMSEEEYWLRSHDENNCFLLHNQYLEAQDVNSSLLELEYLTHLDLSGNYFHWSPIPMFIGSMQRLRYLLLAHAGFGGRIPSNLGNLTNLRFLDLSWNVFSQDSNINWISQLSLLEHLDLSRAYSSLQVNFINLTKLQFLSLAGNEHTVSIFDALQNMTSSSLVHLDLGWNNIASIPSWFGKFKKLEFLDLSECWFHGSIPNALQDSTTIELLNLSGNEFESLPSWFHKFKKIKHLFLSFNNFRGLIPDALQNMTTIESLDLSRNTFTSVPSWFVELKTLVYLDLSFNELRSMECSISSILKNMCDLKRLYLTGNRLRKDSIGNNDLSTCMRHDLENLDLGGNRFNAHLPSWLGQLENLGNLYLEGNLFYGIFPSSFGKLLKLKNLYLSNNKLEGGLPDSLGQLVNLQVVDFSNNFFNGTISQNLGQLVNLKVLDVSNNYLKGTIPQSLGQLVNLYVLDVSNNYLKGTIPQSLSQLINLYVLNVSNNYLTGIIPQSLGQLENLQVLDLSNNYLMGTIPTNLDQLVNVTSLHFSNNFLNGSIPKGLNQLVNLHTLDLSRNKLDGRICIDFQKLVKLSYLDLSSNKLDGTITAEERWPLIISEVSYLNLSHNQMSGSLPEHIGHIMPNLKYLLLGNNLINGSIPKSLCQNDQLSILDLSKNRLSGKIPNCWKDNKAWEEINLSSNKLSGTFPSSFGNLSSLSWLHLNNNSLHGEFLASVTNLPQLLIMDLGENQLSGTIPSWWTANTFSSLQILRLRNNMLSGSIPSQICQLLLLKILDLSRNNLNGPIPWCIGNLQGMTLKSPTLSPTSPVAGYPTLPLASIVNVGRFLSRTPSHLSPPPPFLSPPPHPPPPLPPPPPPPPSLPPPPPPSPPDSPKDWQTEDVIEVMEGRELDYIKILKLVVIMDLSENNLVGSIPNGITMLNGLLGLNLSNNHLMGEIPEMIENMKSLESFDVSSNQLSGTIPSNMPALTSLSHLNLSYNNFSGPIPTDNQFLTYDSSSYAGNPYLCGFPLPNKCGYSHQVNGTTEFEDEDNSLDKLEKWLFYLVIAIGFATGFWGVIGTLWFKKNWRHIYFRWVEDLADTIYVTTAIKMAKLKKWMMMRNRVVV, from the exons ATGGGAATTAGATACCAAAACGTTGCTGCATGCGCAGTACTGGTACTTGTGATGGCTGAAATTGCAGGCATTTGTGCAAATTCAAGTACTACTCTGCACTCTCCATGTCTTGAAAGAGAGAGGCAAGCTCTTGTGAAGTTCAAAGCATCCCTGACTGATTCATCAAACATGCTTTCCTCATGGCATGGCGATGACTGCTGCCGATGGGAAGGGATATTCTGCGACAATGTTACCGGTCACGTTGTCACCCTTGATCTCGCCACTCCTTTTGAGAAATGCTGGAGTAGATCCATGTCGGAAGAAGAATATTGGTTAAGAAGTCATGACGAGAACAACTGTTTCCTTTTACATAATCAATATTTAGAAGCTCAGGATGTTAATTCATCGCTGCTGGAACTGGAATACTTGACTCATTTGGACTTGAGTGGAAATTATTTCCATTGGAGTCCCATACCCATGTTCATTGGTTCTATGCAACGCTTGAGGTATTTGTTGCTCGCTCATGCTGGTTTTGGCGGGAGAATACCGAGCAATCTTGGAAATCTCACCAACCTCCGATTTCTTGATCTGAGTTGGAATGTATTTTCACAAGACAGCAACATCAATTGGATTTCTCAACTGTCATTGCTGGAGCACCTCGACCTGAGCCGTGCTTACAGTTCATTACAG GTTAATTTTATTAACCTCACCAAACTTCAATTCCTAAGTCTTGCCGGCAATGAACATACAGTGTCAATTTTCGATGCTTTACAAAACATGACATCATCATCACTTGTGCATCTTGATCTTGGTTGGAACAATATTGCTTCAATTCCATCTTGGTTTGGCAAATTCAAGAAACTTGAGTTTCTTGATCTCTCAGAGTGTTGGTTTCATGGTTCAATTCCAAATGCTTTACAAGATTCAACTACCATTGAATTATTGAACCTTTCGGGGAACGAATTTGAGTCTCTTCCATCCTGGTTTCACAAGTTTAAGAAAATTAAgcatctttttctttcatttaatAACTTCCGGGGTCTGATTCCTGATGCTTTACAAAACATGACTACCATTGAGTCCCTTGACCTTTCTCGCAACACTTTCACTTCAGTTCCATCTTGGTTTGTTGAGTTAAAAACACTTGTCTACCTTGATCTTTCATTTAATGAATTAAGATCCATGGAATGTTCCATTTcatctattttaaaaaatatgtgtgACCTAAAAAGGTTATATTTAACAGGAAATAGACTCCGAAAAGATTCCATTGGAAACAATGATTTGTCTACCTGCATGAGACATGATTTAGAGAATCTTGATTTAGGTGGAAATAGATTTAATGCTCATTTGCCATCTTGGTTAGGACAACTTGAAAATCTAGGCAACCTTTATCTTGAAGGAAACCTTTTTTATGGTATCTTTCCATCTTCTTTTGGAAAATTACTGAAATTGAAAAATTTATATCTATCTAACAACAAGTTAGAAGGAGGCCTTCCAGATTCCCTGGGACAACTAGTAAATTTACAAGTTGtcgatttttcaaataatttttttaatggaaCCATCAGTCAAAATCTTGGACAACTAGTAAATTTAAAAGTTCTTGATGTCTCAAATAATTATTTGAAGGGAACCATTCCTCAAAGTCTTGGCCAACTTGTAAATTTATATGTTCTTGATGTCTCAAATAATTATTTGAAGGGAACCATTCCTCAAAGCCTTAGCCAACTTATAAATTTATATGTTCTTAATGTTTCAAATAATTATTTAACGGGAATCATTCCTCAAAGTCTTGGCCAACTTGAAAATTTACAAGTTCTTGATCTCTCAAATAATTATTTGATGGGAACCATTCCTACAAATCTTGATCAACTTGTAAATGTAACTAGCCttcatttttcaaataattttttaaatggcTCCATTCCAAAGGGACTTAATCAACTTGTAAATCTGCATACACTTGATCTTTCAAGGAATAAACTAGATGGGAGAATTtgtattgattttcaaaaacttgtGAAACTATCATACTTGGATCTATCATCAAATAAATTGGATGGAACCATTACAGCGGAAGAAAGGTGGCCTTTGATTATCTCAGAAGTGTCGTATTTGAATCTCTCCCATAATCAAATGAGTGGCTCGCTTCCTGAACATATTGGTCATATAATGCCCAATTTGAAGTACTTGCTTCTTGGAAATAACCTCATAAATGGTTCAATTCCAAAATCATTATGCCAAAATGACCAGTTGAGTATCCTTGACCTTTCAAAGAACAGGCTATCTGGTAAAATCCCCAATTGTTGGAAGGATAACAAAGCATGGGAAGAAATAAATTTGTCATCCAACAAACTCTCAGGTACTTTTCCAAGCTCATTTGGGAATCTTTCCTCTTTATCATGGTTGCATTTGAATAACAATAGCCTTCATGGAGAGTTTCTAGCGTCTGTGACAAATTTACCACAGTTGTTGATAATGGATCTCGGAGAGAATCAACTTTCTGGCACCATTCCATCATGGTGGACTGCTAACACATTTTCCTCACTACAAATTCTAAGGTTGCGAAATAACATGTTGAGCGGTAGCATTCCTTCACAAATATGCCAACTATTATTGCTTAAAATCCTGGATCTTTCTCGCAACAATTTAAACGGTCCAATACCTTGGTGTATAGGCAATCTTCAAGGAATGACTCTTAAGAGTCCCACTTTGTCTCCTACTTCACCAGTTGCTGGgtatcccactttgcctcttgcTTCAATTGTTAATGTAGGTCGTTTTTTGTCTCGCACTCCATCTCATTTGTCTCCGCCTCCACCATTTTTGTCTCCTCCTCCACATCCACCTCCACCTctacctccacctccacctccacctccatcTCTACCTCCACCTCCTCCTCCATCTCCTCCTGACTCTCCAAAAGATTGGCAAACTGAGGATGTCATAGAAGTCATGGAAGGAAGAGAACTTGACTACATAAAAATCTTGAAGCTTGTAGTCATCATGGATTTGTCCGAGAATAATTTGGTTGGCTCCATTCCTAACGGAATAACGATGCTCAATGGATTGCTTGGCTTGAATCTATCAAACAATCATTTGATGGGAGAGATCCCTGAGATGATAGAGAATATGAAATCACTTGAATCCTTTGATGTTTCAAGTAACCAACTCTCAGGCACAATTCCAAGCAACATGCCAGCTTTAACATCACTAAGTCATTTAAACTTGTCATATAATAACTTCTCTGGACCAATTCCCACAGATAACCAGTTTTTAACTTATGATTCATCGAGTTATGCTGGCAACCCATATCTTTGTGGATTTCCTCTACCCAACAAATGTGGTTATTCACATCAAGTTAATGGGACCACTGAATTTGAAGATGAAGACAACAGCTTAGATAAGTTGGAAAAGTGGTTGTTCTACCTTGTGATTGCAATTGGCTTTGCAACTGGGTTTTGGGGAGTTATTGGGACTTTGTGGTTCAAGAAAAATTGGAGGCATATTTACTTCAGATGGGTGGAAGATTTAGCTGACACGATCTATGTCACAACTGCAATAAAAATGGCAAAACTGAAGAAGTGGATGATGATGAGAAACCGTGTTGTTGTTTGA